Below is a window of Fulvitalea axinellae DNA.
TTTTGAGGTTTCGCCATTGTCTTTTTTTAGATTATGATTGACAAAGCATTAGCTATCGTAGCCGAAGAGCTTAATTCTTATTTCCTAAGAAGGAAAAGGAACTCGGAAGGGAAGGTTATTCTATCTCCTTTAACTAATCAGGACGGTAGTTCGGCGGTAAAAGAACAGAATAAGGTGGTGGTTAGTCTTGTCGATTTAACGGAGGAAACATTGCTCAAAAACCAAGTGCGGTTTCGGGAAAACAGTGAAAATAAAATCGGAGAAGTAAAACCGTCTGTCAATCTCAACTTGCATATACTCTGCTCAGCATATTTTGCCCCGGCCAATTATCAAGAATCCCTTTCATATTTGTCAGGGGTTATCGCGTTTTTCCAAATGAAACCGGTTTTCGAATCTGACAACACGCCCTTGATGCGGACTTTTGGAATTGAGCGATTGGTTTTTGAGATGCAACATCAAGATACCAACTCGAAAAACAATATGTGGAACTCTTTAGGCTCAAAATACCTGCCTTCGGTTTTGTATAAAGTAAGGCTTATTTCCTTTAGAGATGATAACGCCGGAGAGTTGTTGCCTGGAATTTCCGGGGCTGATTCTAACTTGTCTTCATAGTGTTATGGGCATGGCGTACGAATGTCTTTTTGAGGTCGTTGTAGCGCACGATTATTATTCTGAAAGTGGGATGGAGGCTATTTTTGAGTTTAGTCCAACTACAAAGTGCGCTGAGCTATTGAAAGGTAATCAGCTAATTATAAAAAGGGTAACGAACGGAGTTAAAGTATTGGCTTTGGCTGATAGAAAAGAAAATAATTCATTTTGTGTGGATGAGCGGTCAAGGTTTCGCTCGAATCTGGATTTTAAGGTTAAAGTCATTGATCCGTATTTTGAGGCGTACACCAAATTGCCATGTCAGCTAAATTCTATTTGTGTTGACTTTGATGGAGGTGAAATGCGGGTAGAGAATGTGAAAAGGGCATTAAAGAGTGTGGCGGTTCACATTGGAAGCGGTGTGGCGGTTGATAATCTAAGTTGTTACGATTCATTGGGGCAGGAACTGGGTGGATACGTGTTCAAAAAGAGGGGTGATGACATTTTCTTGGATTTAAGTAAAGAAGCGGAAGGAGGATATTTTATAAGGCAGGACGATAGCCCGATTATGAGCCTTTTTGTTGCGGAGTCGCTGGAAGCCAGTTCGTTTTATTGCTCCGTTAACGTTGGCGATTGTTTTGACGATGCATGGTGTTTTTCCAAAAGCACTCTTAAAGTTGGGTTTGAAGCTAAATCAGGGTATTGGAAATATATGATACCGAAAGCTGGATTGAATACATGGAATA
It encodes the following:
- a CDS encoding DUF4255 domain-containing protein; this encodes MIDKALAIVAEELNSYFLRRKRNSEGKVILSPLTNQDGSSAVKEQNKVVVSLVDLTEETLLKNQVRFRENSENKIGEVKPSVNLNLHILCSAYFAPANYQESLSYLSGVIAFFQMKPVFESDNTPLMRTFGIERLVFEMQHQDTNSKNNMWNSLGSKYLPSVLYKVRLISFRDDNAGELLPGISGADSNLSS